The following proteins are encoded in a genomic region of Musa acuminata AAA Group cultivar baxijiao chromosome BXJ2-11, Cavendish_Baxijiao_AAA, whole genome shotgun sequence:
- the LOC103972136 gene encoding actin-depolymerizing factor 5, which translates to MAMAFKMATEGMRVKQECLSSFMEMKWKRVSRYVVYKIDEKTREVMVDKVGRPGEGYDGLAASLPNDDCRYAVFDFDFVSVDNCPKRKMFFITWSPTASRIRSKILYATSKQGLRRLLDGIHYEVQATDPTEMGFDVIKERAN; encoded by the exons ATGGCCATGGCTTTCAAGATG GCGACGGAGGGGATGCGGGTGAAACAGGAGTGCCTGAGCTCGTTCATGGAGATGAAGTGGAAGAGGGTGAGCCGGTACGTGGTGTACAAGATCGACGAGAAGACGAGAGAGGTGATGGTGGACAAGGTGGGCAGGCCCGGCGAAGGCTACGACGGCCTCGCCGCCTCCCTCCCCAACGACGACTGCCGCTACGCCGTCTTCGACTTCGACTTCGTCAGCGTCGACAACTGCCCCAAGAGAAAGATGTTCTTCATCACatg GTCTCCAACAGCATCAAGGATCAGATCAAAGATACTGTATGCTACCTCAAAGCAAGGGCTGAGGAGGCTGCTTGATGGGATCCACTATGAGGTGCAGGCAACCGATCCTACGGAGATGGGGTTTGATGTAATCAAAGAGAGAGCCAACTGA